From one Salmo salar chromosome ssa09, Ssal_v3.1, whole genome shotgun sequence genomic stretch:
- the LOC106613196 gene encoding olfactory receptor 52B2, translating to MDDLSNVSSVLTLEGFNLPPESAFSAFVFATLSYMVILFCNLVLILTIILNRSLHQPMYLLLLNLPINDLIGSTALFTQVIKELLLDTGTIQYSACVTQAFFIHIYGTGAVLILTAMAYDRYIAICSPLRYHTTMTNAHLRKIITLLWVCDLLLIGVLFFLLLRLPRCRSLMSHSYCDNPSLLKLVCANIAINNIYGLFITALMQVIVVWTILYTYVQILVTCFRNKGSADTKSKALQTCGTHLIIFLLLESLGLLTIISYRLSQFPPQLRRLIGVSTLIFPPTLNPIIYGLKIKDIRVKAMHFLRTKIFPS from the coding sequence ATGGATGACTTGTCAAATGTGTCTTCTGTTTTGACACTAGAAGGCTTCAATCTCCCCCCTGAAAGTGCCTTTTCCGCATTTGTTTTCGCCACACTGAGCTATATGGTCATTCTCTTCTGTAATCTGGTCCTGATTCTCACCATCATCCTCAATAGGAGTCTCCACCAGCCCATGTACCTTCTGCTGCTAAACCTACCCATCAACGACCTTATAGGCTCCACGGCACTCTTTACACAGGTCATCAAAGAGCTTTTGCTTGACACAGGGACCATTCAATACTCTGCTTGTGTCACACAAGCTTTCTTTATTCATATCTATGGAACGGGAGCAGTGTTAATTCTGACTGCTATGGCGTATGACAGATACATTGCCATATGTTCCCCTTTGAGGTACCACACAACTATGACCAATGCTCATCTCAGGAAAATCATCACACTGCTATGGGTGTGTGACTTGCTTTTGATTGGAGTGCTCTTTTTCCTGCTGCTTCGATTACCACGCTGCAGATCTCTGATGTCACACTCATACTGTGACAATCCCTCCCTGTTGAAACTGGTCTGTGCTAACATAGCCATCAATAACATCTATGGACTCTTTATTACTGCCCTCATGCAGGTCATAGTTGTTTGGACCATTCTCTACACTTACGTTCAGATACTTGTCACATGTTTTAGAAACAAAGGATCAGCTGACACTAAAAGCAAAGCTCTGCAGACTTGTGGTACACATTTAATTATTTTTCTCCTCTTAGAGAGTTTAGGGCTTCTCACTATTATTTCATACAGACTGAGCCAATTTCCCCCGCAGTTACGGAGACTCATAGGAGTTTCCACATTAATTTTCCCCCCAACTTTAAATCCAATCATATATGGTCTTAAAATAAAGGATATCAGAGTAAAAGCAATGCATTTCTTGCGGACAAAGATCTTTCCATCCTAG
- the or40a1 gene encoding odorant receptor 107-1 (The RefSeq protein has 3 substitutions compared to this genomic sequence), producing the protein MGFSVLYNGTGSSDDGFYITAFHTLGNKNYLILALSIIYIITLMGNFVLLAVFMMNPSLRNPKYVAVCNLAVVDISLNSVMIPQMVPVFVFNLNYVSFGTCFSQMFFMHLFGDMESFSLALLAYDRVIAICFPLRYLTVNTNLRMLLILLGIWTLAFLLEAYPVALASSLPYCASRVVQSCCCEHGPVYRLACSDISFNRKLATAKTLAVLLGPLSFIIFTYAVVVVAVLKFASTTQRWKAFHTCLTHLLLVLVYYLPVILAYVLGNLRLVQSSDLLTAILTVSVTLPPMLNPIIYSLKTEELREKIIKLFVKTKVTSHK; encoded by the exons ATGGGTTTTTCTGTGCTTTACAATGGAACGGGGTCATCAGATGATGGATTCTACATCACAGCCTTCCACACACTGGGCAATAAGAACTACCTCATCCTAGCTCTCTCTATAATATACATCATCACTCTAATGGGTAACTTTGTTCTGTTAGCAGTCTTCATGATGAACCCAAGCCTTCGAAATCCCAAATATGTTGCAGTGTGCAATTTAGCTGTGGTGGACATCTCTTTGAACAGTGTTATCATCCCCCAGATGGTGCCTGTATTTGTGTTCAATCTGAACTACGTCTCCTTTGGGACGTGTTTTTCTCAGATGTTCTTCATGCATTTATTTGGTGATATGGAGTCCTTCTCCCTGGCTCTCCTAGCGTACGACCGTGTGATAGCCATTTGTTTCCCTCTGCGTTACCTCACTATCAACACCAACCTGAGGATGCTGCTCATCCTGCTAGGGATCTGGACCCTGGCCTTCCTCTTGGAGGTCTACCCTGTTGCCCTGGCCTCTAGCCTGCCTTACTGTGCCTCTAGGGTGGTGCAGAGCTGCTGCTGTGAGCACGGCCCTGTATACAGACTGGCCTGCTCTGACATCTCTTTCAACAGGAAACTAGCAACAGCTAAAACTCTGGCTGTCCTGTTAGGCCCCCTGTCCTTCATCATCTTCACCTATGCTGTGGTGGTGGTTGCAGTGCTGAAGTTTGCCTCGACTACCCAGCGGTGGAAAGCCTTCCACACCTGTCTCACCCATCTGCTGCTGGTACTGGTGTACTACCTCCCTGTCATCCTGGCCTACGTCCTAG GTAACCTGCGCTTGGTGCAATCCTCAGACCTCCTGACTGCCatcctcactgtgtctgtcacccTGCCACCCATGCTCAATCCTATCATCTACAGCCTAAAGACAGAGGAGCTGCGGGAGAAAATCATCAAACTGTTTGTAAAGACAAAAGTTACTTCCCACAAATGA